Proteins encoded within one genomic window of Candidatus Hydrogenedentota bacterium:
- a CDS encoding glycosyltransferase family 4 protein, protein MPKYRIAHIITRLCVGGAQENTFHTVRLADRDRFTADLISGPTEGGEGSIEPAVLAAGIDLIREPHLVRAPAPHRDWLALRGLTRTLRAGRYDLVHTHTSKAGFLGRIAAARAGIPHVVHTSHGNVFDGYFNRPLAAIFTGLERYAARHTSRFIELTPGGVEAHLERGIGRREQFRVVFSGIDPAPFEDALARRAETRASLGVSGDQVLVGGVGRLAPVKGFAYFVEMARALATELPGVRFVLAGDGEESARLQAQAGGVVRLLGMRGDIPAIMAALDILVVPSLNEGMGRVILEAGAAGVPVVASRTGGIPDIVDDGVTGVLVAPRSAGELATAVRGLVHSPERRQGMGAAARARILPHYSLAAMVQRIEAIYEELLHAHPPDPRR, encoded by the coding sequence ATGCCGAAGTACCGCATCGCCCACATTATCACGCGCCTGTGCGTTGGCGGGGCGCAGGAAAACACATTTCACACGGTGCGCCTGGCCGATCGCGATCGCTTCACCGCCGATCTTATCAGCGGACCGACGGAGGGCGGCGAGGGCAGCATCGAGCCGGCGGTCCTGGCGGCGGGCATCGACCTTATCCGCGAGCCGCACCTGGTCCGCGCGCCGGCGCCGCACCGGGATTGGCTCGCGCTGCGCGGGCTGACACGCACGCTGCGCGCGGGACGTTACGACCTGGTGCACACGCACACCTCCAAGGCGGGCTTTCTCGGGCGGATCGCGGCGGCGCGGGCCGGCATCCCGCATGTGGTGCACACGTCGCACGGAAACGTCTTCGACGGCTACTTCAACCGCCCGCTCGCGGCGATCTTCACCGGCCTGGAACGCTACGCGGCGCGCCACACGAGCCGCTTCATCGAGCTGACGCCCGGGGGCGTGGAGGCCCACCTGGAACGGGGCATCGGACGGCGGGAACAGTTCCGGGTGGTGTTCAGCGGCATCGACCCGGCGCCCTTCGAGGACGCCCTGGCGCGCCGGGCGGAGACGCGCGCATCGTTGGGTGTATCCGGTGACCAGGTTCTTGTGGGCGGCGTGGGGCGCCTGGCGCCGGTCAAGGGATTTGCTTATTTCGTGGAGATGGCCCGCGCGCTTGCGACCGAGCTGCCCGGTGTCCGGTTCGTACTGGCGGGCGACGGCGAAGAATCCGCGCGGCTGCAAGCGCAGGCGGGCGGGGTGGTCCGCTTGCTGGGGATGCGCGGAGACATCCCGGCGATCATGGCGGCACTCGATATTCTGGTGGTTCCGTCGCTGAACGAGGGCATGGGCCGGGTGATTCTGGAGGCGGGCGCGGCGGGCGTGCCGGTGGTTGCGAGCCGGACGGGGGGAATTCCCGACATCGTGGATGATGGCGTGACGGGCGTGCTGGTCGCGCCGCGATCCGCGGGGGAACTGGCAACGGCGGTGCGCGGGCTAGTACACTCCCCCGAACGCCGCCAGGGGATGGGCGCGGCCGCGCGGGCCCGGATCCTCCCCCACTACAGCCTGGCCGCGATGGTTCAACGGATTGAAGCCATTTACGAGGAACTCCTTCATGCGCACCCCCCAGACCCCCGCCGATGA